The following are from one region of the Bradyrhizobium sediminis genome:
- a CDS encoding RidA family protein, with protein sequence MTSRRDIVVPASMQKTYETLHFAPAVKSSGFLFCSGVIGFGPGRELSPDPEIQFPLAFQSLGTVLAEAGLTFDDVIELTSYHVGLQATLLAFLKVKDRFIPEPHPAWTAIGITELARPGALVEIKAVAKLRA encoded by the coding sequence GTGACTTCCAGGCGGGATATCGTGGTGCCGGCATCAATGCAGAAGACCTATGAAACGCTGCACTTCGCGCCGGCAGTGAAGAGTTCTGGATTTCTCTTTTGTTCCGGCGTGATCGGATTTGGCCCAGGACGGGAACTGTCGCCCGACCCGGAGATCCAGTTTCCGCTGGCGTTCCAGTCGCTCGGGACAGTGCTCGCGGAAGCCGGCCTGACGTTCGACGATGTGATCGAGCTTACCAGCTATCACGTCGGTCTTCAGGCGACGCTTCTTGCCTTCCTCAAGGTCAAGGACCGGTTCATCCCCGAGCCTCATCCGGCGTGGACGGCGATCGGGATTACAGAGCTCGCGCGCCCCGGCGCGCTGGTCGAGATCAAAGCCGTCGCAAAATTGCGCGCGTGA
- a CDS encoding alpha/beta hydrolase encodes MQPQSPKRGVPLAIDDYDQQYDVFIAAPDIRQVIARGADISAVVRTKLNGRLDVAYGDADKERLDFFPAPDARAPLVMFIHGGYWHALDKSQYSYLAPAMVDAGLNVAVLNYPLLPNVALDEVVDSVRRAAVWLWREAASLGFDRDRVFAAGHSAGGHLTAMLLATRWAELGDGLPESLVKGGVSVSGLHDLEPLAKAPFIKDILRLGAADVARLSPVRFRPNVGVRLVTAVGEFETSEFHRQTALLGEGWPEVLTEQIVVSHRNHADVIEDMGVPGSVLFRALLRLVSAPEFSA; translated from the coding sequence ATGCAGCCTCAATCGCCCAAGCGCGGTGTCCCTTTAGCGATCGACGACTACGACCAGCAGTATGATGTGTTTATCGCCGCGCCTGACATTCGGCAGGTCATTGCCCGCGGCGCGGACATATCCGCGGTCGTTCGTACGAAGCTCAATGGCCGCCTGGATGTGGCTTATGGGGATGCTGACAAGGAGCGCCTCGACTTCTTTCCGGCGCCGGACGCACGGGCGCCTCTCGTCATGTTTATTCATGGGGGCTACTGGCACGCCCTCGACAAGTCGCAATATTCCTATCTCGCGCCGGCCATGGTCGATGCCGGCCTGAACGTCGCGGTCTTGAACTACCCGCTCCTCCCGAACGTTGCGCTGGACGAGGTCGTGGACAGCGTACGCCGAGCGGCCGTGTGGTTGTGGCGGGAAGCGGCAAGTCTCGGTTTTGACCGTGATCGTGTGTTCGCCGCCGGCCATTCGGCGGGCGGGCACCTCACCGCGATGCTGCTGGCGACCCGGTGGGCGGAGCTGGGGGACGGCCTTCCGGAGAGTCTCGTGAAAGGCGGCGTCTCGGTTTCGGGCCTTCACGATCTGGAGCCGCTCGCCAAGGCTCCATTCATAAAGGACATTCTGCGGCTAGGTGCGGCCGATGTCGCAAGACTAAGCCCGGTTCGTTTTCGCCCCAACGTCGGGGTGAGGCTGGTGACGGCGGTCGGAGAGTTCGAGACCTCGGAATTTCACCGCCAGACGGCGCTGCTCGGCGAAGGATGGCCCGAGGTGCTCACCGAGCAGATTGTCGTTTCCCACCGCAATCATGCCGACGTGATCGAGGACATGGGCGTCCCGGGGAGCGTGCTGTTCCGCGCGCTCTTGCGGCTGGTTTCCGCACCAGAGTTCAGCGCGTAA
- a CDS encoding GlxA family transcriptional regulator has product MGETAKPRRVVIALYEDIQLLDAAGPADVLVQADRRAGGGTYEVMFVASQPTVRTSAGLVLNAKPLPSARRTVHTLIVPGARDDAMRAAMADTVLMDWMSKAADTATRVVSICTGAFLLGELGLLNGHRATTHWGWLDRLAEKFPKARVEREALFVEDGRLWTSAGAASGIDLALALVARDLGHDMALLVARGLVLHLVRPGGQSQFAAPLSLQASAGPDLGRLISWLSERRHRETTVAEMATAIGMSERSFYRRCFAAFGMAPAKLLNELRMDHARALLRNNSIPVKTVAARCGFGDAAAFSTAFARRFGASPTVYRRAFAIMTDQ; this is encoded by the coding sequence ATGGGTGAAACTGCCAAACCGCGGCGCGTTGTCATCGCGCTCTATGAAGATATTCAGCTCCTCGATGCGGCGGGTCCCGCCGACGTGCTCGTACAGGCCGATCGGCGGGCGGGTGGCGGCACTTACGAGGTGATGTTCGTCGCGTCGCAACCCACCGTGCGCACATCTGCGGGGCTGGTATTGAATGCAAAGCCGTTGCCCAGCGCCCGCCGGACCGTTCACACCCTGATTGTGCCCGGCGCCCGAGACGACGCGATGCGCGCCGCGATGGCCGACACCGTACTCATGGACTGGATGTCTAAAGCGGCTGACACGGCGACGCGTGTCGTCTCAATCTGCACCGGGGCTTTCCTGCTTGGCGAACTCGGTTTGCTCAACGGCCACCGTGCGACCACCCACTGGGGTTGGCTCGATAGGCTGGCGGAGAAATTTCCGAAGGCCCGTGTTGAGCGCGAGGCGCTCTTCGTCGAAGACGGACGCCTGTGGACATCGGCCGGCGCGGCCTCCGGAATAGACCTGGCGTTGGCTCTCGTGGCCCGCGACCTTGGGCACGACATGGCCTTACTCGTGGCGCGAGGTCTCGTTTTGCATCTCGTGCGGCCGGGCGGGCAGTCGCAGTTTGCAGCGCCGCTGTCGCTTCAAGCCAGCGCCGGGCCCGATCTCGGCAGGCTCATTTCATGGCTGAGTGAGCGGCGGCACCGTGAAACGACGGTAGCTGAGATGGCGACGGCGATCGGGATGAGCGAGCGCAGTTTCTACCGCCGGTGTTTCGCGGCGTTCGGAATGGCTCCGGCAAAGCTCCTGAACGAGCTGCGGATGGATCATGCACGAGCTCTGCTAAGAAATAATTCGATACCCGTGAAAACGGTGGCGGCTCGCTGCGGCTTTGGTGACGCCGCAGCGTTTTCAACAGCTTTTGCCCGACGATTTGGCGCCTCACCGACCGTGTATCGTCGCGCTTTCGCAATCATGACGGATCAGTAG
- a CDS encoding DJ-1/PfpI family protein has protein sequence MRIQMLVYPGMTLLDLIGPLQTWARLPNAELQFAWKAPGDIPTDAGLSVNATVGFSNAWEDPDILFAPGGLDPTFALLDDDETIHFLASRGEKAKWVTSVCTGAVLLGAAGLLKGYRAATHWFFLDQLELYGATPSDARYVFDRNRATGGGVTAGVDFGLVMAARIAGEPFARSVQLAMQYAPEPPFRSGTPAEALPETAAAVRARFEANGRAQALRDACIRTAARMK, from the coding sequence ATGAGAATTCAGATGCTCGTATATCCGGGGATGACGCTACTTGACCTGATCGGCCCCCTTCAGACTTGGGCCCGATTGCCCAATGCAGAGCTGCAATTTGCCTGGAAGGCGCCGGGAGACATTCCGACCGACGCAGGCCTATCGGTCAACGCCACGGTAGGTTTTTCCAATGCATGGGAGGATCCCGACATCCTGTTCGCGCCGGGTGGGCTCGACCCGACGTTCGCCCTCCTGGATGACGATGAAACAATCCATTTCCTGGCTTCGCGGGGTGAAAAGGCGAAATGGGTGACCAGCGTATGCACCGGCGCGGTCTTGCTAGGCGCAGCAGGGCTTCTGAAGGGATATCGCGCAGCGACACACTGGTTTTTTCTGGATCAGTTGGAGCTCTACGGCGCGACGCCATCGGACGCGCGGTACGTTTTTGATCGCAATCGAGCGACTGGAGGCGGCGTGACCGCTGGCGTCGACTTCGGTCTGGTCATGGCGGCGCGCATCGCTGGCGAGCCCTTCGCCCGTTCGGTGCAGCTAGCGATGCAGTATGCACCTGAGCCGCCCTTTCGATCGGGTACGCCGGCCGAGGCTCTTCCAGAAACAGCCGCCGCTGTCAGGGCGCGGTTCGAGGCGAACGGCCGAGCTCAAGCATTGCGCGACGCCTGTATCCGTACCGCGGCTCGAATGAAGTGA
- a CDS encoding AraC family transcriptional regulator, which translates to MNPAQKALWFIESHLAGELTLDGIAAIGGISRFHMVRAFGAATGLSVMRYVRARRLTEAARALANGAPDILNLALEADYGSHEAFTRAFRDHFGVTPETVRGSTCLDRLKLQEPIVMDSTVIDNLQAPRFEAGKPFLVAGIGERYTCESGAAIPGQWQRFHQSVDRIPGRLGKVAYGVCCNADDAGNFDYIAGVEVSDFSDLPRELARVRIPEQRYAVFSHREHISTIRRTVNTIWNHWLPSSGLRAADAPNFERYDEKFDPLTGNGGLEIWIPVAR; encoded by the coding sequence ATGAATCCCGCCCAGAAGGCGCTGTGGTTTATCGAAAGCCATCTTGCCGGCGAACTCACGCTCGACGGGATCGCCGCGATCGGCGGCATCTCGCGCTTCCATATGGTCCGCGCGTTCGGCGCCGCGACGGGGCTGTCGGTCATGCGCTACGTGCGCGCGCGACGGCTCACGGAAGCGGCGCGGGCGCTCGCAAATGGCGCGCCCGATATCCTCAACCTGGCGCTGGAGGCGGATTACGGCTCTCACGAAGCGTTCACCCGCGCGTTCCGCGACCATTTCGGGGTCACGCCCGAAACGGTCCGCGGCTCGACGTGCCTTGACCGCCTCAAGCTTCAGGAGCCGATCGTCATGGATTCGACCGTCATCGACAACCTTCAAGCGCCGCGCTTCGAAGCCGGCAAGCCGTTCCTCGTCGCCGGCATCGGCGAGCGCTACACCTGCGAAAGCGGCGCCGCGATTCCCGGCCAATGGCAGCGCTTTCACCAATCCGTCGACCGCATTCCCGGCCGGCTCGGCAAGGTGGCCTACGGCGTCTGCTGCAACGCCGACGATGCCGGCAATTTCGACTACATCGCCGGCGTCGAAGTCTCCGACTTTTCCGACCTGCCGCGCGAACTCGCAAGGGTCCGTATCCCCGAACAGAGATATGCGGTGTTTTCCCACCGCGAGCACATCTCGACCATTCGCCGCACCGTCAACACGATCTGGAATCACTGGCTGCCGTCGTCCGGCCTGAGGGCCGCCGATGCGCCCAACTTCGAGCGTTATGACGAGAAGTTCGATCCGCTGACCGGCAATGGCGGGCTCGAGATATGGATACCGGTCGCCCGATAG
- a CDS encoding SMP-30/gluconolactonase/LRE family protein, which translates to MSNVRVLATGLEFPEGPVAMPDGSVVLVEIRGRRLTRVWPDGRKEVVAEIPGGPNGAALGPDGKMYVCNNGGFSWIPTRNLIMPGPQPDDYLGGSIQRVDMQSGKVETVVDKCGEHPLRGPNDLVFDKHGGLWFSDLGKRRARDMDVGAFYYIKPGMKEIVEGVHGMLPANGIGLSPDENTVYIAETPTARLWAFDLSAPGTVKPRDPIYRGERGRPIAGLGGYQMFDSLAVEASGNVCVATLVSGCISVIAPDGTLVEQVPTGDRVTTNIAFGGPELKTAYITLSGRGELIAMDWARPGLPLNFLNK; encoded by the coding sequence ATGTCCAATGTTCGCGTTCTCGCCACCGGCCTCGAATTTCCCGAAGGGCCGGTCGCGATGCCGGACGGCTCGGTGGTGCTGGTCGAAATCCGCGGCCGGCGGCTGACCCGGGTCTGGCCAGACGGCCGCAAGGAGGTGGTCGCCGAGATTCCGGGCGGGCCCAATGGCGCAGCGCTCGGCCCCGACGGCAAGATGTATGTCTGCAACAATGGCGGCTTCAGCTGGATCCCGACGCGCAACCTGATCATGCCGGGGCCGCAGCCCGACGACTATCTCGGCGGCTCGATCCAGCGCGTCGATATGCAGAGCGGCAAGGTCGAGACGGTCGTCGATAAATGCGGCGAGCATCCGCTGCGGGGGCCGAACGACCTGGTGTTCGACAAGCATGGCGGGCTCTGGTTTTCCGATCTCGGCAAGCGACGCGCCCGCGACATGGATGTCGGCGCGTTCTACTACATCAAGCCCGGCATGAAGGAGATCGTCGAGGGCGTGCATGGCATGCTGCCCGCCAACGGCATCGGGCTGTCGCCTGATGAAAACACGGTCTATATCGCGGAGACGCCGACGGCGCGGCTGTGGGCGTTCGATCTTTCGGCGCCCGGCACGGTGAAGCCGCGCGACCCGATCTATCGCGGCGAGCGTGGCAGGCCGATCGCGGGGCTCGGCGGCTACCAGATGTTCGACTCGCTGGCGGTGGAAGCTTCCGGCAATGTTTGCGTCGCCACCCTTGTCTCCGGCTGCATCTCGGTGATCGCGCCTGACGGCACTCTCGTCGAGCAGGTGCCGACCGGCGACCGCGTTACCACCAACATCGCCTTCGGCGGCCCCGAACTGAAGACCGCCTACATCACGCTGTCAGGCAGGGGCGAACTGATCGCGATGGACTGGGCGCGGCCCGGCCTGCCGCTGAATTTCTTGAACAAGTGA
- a CDS encoding GNAT family N-acetyltransferase translates to MPWLEPITLRGQYARLEPLSPDHCDGLTEAVKDGELWKLWYTFVPKAEDMRKEIDRRLSLQAAGSMLPWTVFDADGKIAGMTTYMNVDAPNRRVEIGSTWYARRVQRSALNTQCKLLLLAHAFEQRDCIAVEFRTHFFNHQSRRGIERLGAKQDGILRNHQIASNGTLRDTVVYSIIASEWPTVKVHLTYQLHEKAR, encoded by the coding sequence ATGCCCTGGCTTGAACCGATAACCCTGCGCGGCCAGTATGCGCGGCTGGAGCCGCTGTCGCCAGATCATTGCGACGGGCTGACCGAGGCGGTGAAGGACGGCGAGCTGTGGAAGCTCTGGTACACCTTCGTCCCCAAGGCCGAAGACATGCGCAAGGAGATCGACCGCCGGCTTTCCCTGCAGGCGGCGGGGTCGATGCTGCCATGGACGGTGTTCGATGCCGACGGCAAGATCGCGGGCATGACGACCTATATGAATGTCGACGCGCCGAACCGGCGGGTCGAGATCGGCTCGACCTGGTACGCCAGGCGCGTGCAGCGCAGCGCGCTCAATACCCAGTGCAAATTGCTGCTGCTCGCCCACGCCTTCGAACAGCGCGATTGCATCGCGGTCGAATTCCGCACCCATTTCTTCAATCATCAGAGCCGGCGCGGCATCGAGCGGCTGGGCGCCAAACAGGACGGCATCCTGCGCAACCATCAGATCGCCTCGAACGGCACGCTGCGCGACACCGTAGTCTACAGCATCATCGCCAGCGAATGGCCGACGGTGAAGGTGCATCTGACCTATCAACTTCATGAAAAGGCGCGGTAG
- a CDS encoding GMC family oxidoreductase, with translation MTDTFDYVIIGAGSAGSVLANRLSEDAGTSLCVLEAGPSDWHPYIHLPAGFIKTFHMKSINWAYQQEPGPWTGGRSIYAPRGKTLGGSSSINGHIYNRGQRQDFDTWAQLGNRGWGYPDVLPYFKRLERRVGEGDDTYRGRDGALTVTTMDWRDPLCEAFMAGAMSLGIPRNPDYNGAIQEGVSYAQRTIQNGLRVSAATAFLHPARKRPNVHVRTHAHATNIIFEGKRAVGVRYIKGGRNGTPVEVRASKEVILAGGTYNSPQLLQLSGVGSPELLGSLGIEVRHALPGVGEGLQDHYAPRSVARVKNIKTINELRRGLSLWVEALKWATTRRGLLSLSPTMVYCFWHSGESTESSDLQLTFTPASYKEGVQGQLEDEPGMTVASWQQRPESRGYVRARSADPFQPPIIQTNYLVEELDRRTVVAGMKLARRLLGSAPLAPYFAYEDFPGPNVQSDDEFLAAATQRGTTTFHPGCTCRMGPADAKWAVVDDQLRVHGLQGLRVVDASIMPRMISANLNASTLMIADKASDMIRGKAAPEAAVV, from the coding sequence ATGACCGATACATTCGACTACGTGATTATAGGCGCGGGCTCTGCCGGCTCGGTGCTCGCCAACCGGCTGAGCGAGGATGCCGGCACCAGCCTCTGCGTGCTCGAGGCAGGTCCCAGCGACTGGCATCCGTATATCCACTTGCCGGCCGGCTTCATCAAGACCTTCCATATGAAGAGCATCAACTGGGCCTACCAGCAGGAACCGGGGCCGTGGACCGGCGGCCGCAGCATCTACGCGCCGCGCGGCAAGACCCTCGGCGGCTCCTCCTCGATCAACGGCCACATCTACAACCGCGGCCAGCGCCAGGATTTCGACACCTGGGCCCAACTCGGCAATCGCGGCTGGGGCTATCCGGACGTGCTGCCTTACTTCAAGCGGCTGGAGCGGCGGGTCGGCGAGGGCGATGACACCTATCGCGGGCGCGACGGCGCGCTCACCGTCACCACCATGGACTGGCGCGATCCGCTCTGCGAGGCCTTCATGGCCGGCGCCATGAGCCTCGGCATTCCGAGAAATCCCGATTACAACGGCGCGATCCAGGAGGGCGTCTCCTACGCCCAGCGCACCATCCAGAACGGCCTGCGCGTCAGCGCGGCGACCGCGTTCCTGCACCCGGCGCGGAAACGGCCGAACGTCCATGTGCGCACGCACGCGCATGCGACCAACATCATCTTCGAGGGCAAGCGCGCGGTCGGCGTGCGCTACATCAAGGGCGGCAGGAACGGCACCCCGGTCGAAGTGCGCGCCAGCAAGGAAGTCATCCTCGCCGGCGGCACCTATAATTCGCCGCAACTCCTGCAATTGTCCGGCGTCGGTTCGCCGGAACTGCTGGGCTCGCTCGGCATCGAGGTGCGTCACGCGCTGCCGGGGGTCGGCGAGGGATTGCAGGACCATTACGCGCCGCGTTCGGTCGCCCGCGTCAAGAACATCAAAACCATCAACGAGCTCAGGCGGGGCTTGAGCCTGTGGGTGGAGGCGCTGAAATGGGCGACCACGCGGCGCGGCCTGCTGTCGTTGTCGCCGACCATGGTCTACTGCTTCTGGCACTCCGGCGAGAGCACCGAGAGCTCCGACCTGCAACTGACCTTCACGCCCGCGAGCTACAAGGAGGGCGTGCAGGGCCAGCTCGAGGACGAGCCCGGCATGACGGTGGCCTCCTGGCAGCAGCGGCCGGAAAGCCGCGGCTATGTCCGCGCCCGTTCGGCCGATCCTTTTCAGCCGCCGATCATCCAGACCAATTACCTGGTCGAGGAACTCGACCGCCGCACCGTGGTTGCCGGCATGAAGCTGGCGCGGCGGTTGCTCGGGTCGGCGCCGTTGGCGCCGTACTTCGCCTATGAAGACTTTCCCGGACCCAACGTGCAGTCCGACGATGAGTTCCTGGCGGCGGCGACACAGCGCGGCACCACCACGTTCCACCCCGGCTGCACCTGCCGGATGGGACCGGCCGATGCCAAATGGGCTGTGGTCGACGACCAGCTGCGCGTGCACGGGCTGCAGGGCCTGCGCGTGGTCGACGCCTCGATCATGCCGCGGATGATCTCGGCCAACCTCAACGCCTCGACCCTGATGATCGCCGACAAGGCCTCGGACATGATCCGCGGCAAGGCCGCGCCGGAAGCGGCGGTCGTCTAG
- a CDS encoding AAA family ATPase, with protein MKFTGTKDYVATDDLKVAVNASIVLERPLLVKGEPGTGKTVLAEEVAKALGAPLLTWHIKSTTKAQQGLYEYDAVSRLRDSQLGDSKVSDISNYIKRGKLWEAFTHEKRPVLLIDEIDKADIEFPNDLLLELDRMEFFVYETGENIKASLRPIVMITSNNEKELPDAFLRRCFFHYIKFPDADTMERIVDVHFPGIKKRLVEEALRIFFEVREVPGLKKKPSTSELLDWLKLLLNEDMTPEMLRERDPRKLIPPLHGALLKNEQDVHLFERLAFLSRREV; from the coding sequence ATGAAATTTACCGGTACCAAGGACTACGTCGCCACCGATGACCTCAAGGTCGCGGTCAACGCCTCGATCGTGCTCGAGCGCCCGCTGCTGGTGAAGGGCGAGCCCGGCACCGGCAAGACCGTGCTGGCTGAGGAAGTCGCCAAAGCGCTCGGCGCGCCGCTCCTGACCTGGCACATCAAGTCGACCACCAAGGCGCAGCAGGGCCTCTACGAATACGACGCGGTATCGCGCCTGCGCGACAGCCAGCTCGGCGACTCCAAGGTTTCCGACATCAGCAATTACATCAAGCGCGGCAAATTGTGGGAAGCCTTCACCCACGAGAAGCGCCCGGTGCTCTTGATCGACGAAATCGACAAGGCCGACATCGAATTCCCCAACGATCTCCTGCTCGAGCTCGATCGCATGGAATTCTTCGTCTACGAGACCGGCGAGAACATCAAGGCGTCGCTTCGTCCGATCGTGATGATCACCTCGAACAACGAGAAGGAACTGCCCGACGCGTTCCTGCGCCGCTGCTTCTTCCACTACATCAAGTTCCCCGACGCCGACACCATGGAGCGGATCGTCGACGTGCATTTCCCCGGCATCAAGAAGCGCCTGGTGGAAGAAGCGTTGCGGATCTTCTTCGAGGTGCGCGAGGTGCCCGGGCTGAAGAAGAAGCCATCGACCTCGGAGCTGTTGGACTGGCTGAAGCTGCTGCTCAACGAGGACATGACGCCGGAAATGCTCAGGGAGCGCGACCCGCGCAAGCTGATCCCGCCGCTGCACGGCGCGCTGTTGAAGAACGAGCAGGACGTGCATTTGTTCGAGCGGCTGGCGTTCCTGAGCCGGCGCGAGGTTTAG
- a CDS encoding GlsB/YeaQ/YmgE family stress response membrane protein: MTILAVLVIGAIAGWLAGLIVRGAGFGLIGNIVIGIIGAFVASWILPQLGVSLGGSAFRDIVNATIGAVIVLVILSLVRRA, translated from the coding sequence ATGACCATTTTGGCGGTACTCGTGATAGGCGCGATCGCCGGCTGGCTCGCCGGCCTGATCGTGCGCGGCGCCGGCTTCGGGCTGATCGGCAACATCGTGATCGGCATCATCGGCGCGTTCGTCGCAAGCTGGATATTGCCGCAACTCGGCGTCAGCCTCGGCGGCAGCGCGTTTCGCGATATCGTCAACGCCACCATCGGCGCGGTGATCGTGCTCGTCATCCTGTCGCTGGTCAGACGCGCCTGA
- a CDS encoding vWA domain-containing protein, with translation MFLQFFTSLRDAQVPVTLREYLTLMEALDADLAGQTVENFYYLSRAALVKDERNLDKFDRVFGTVFKGLESLLDAMEKADIPAEWLKKLAEKYLTEEEKKQIEAMGWDKLMETLRQRLKEQQGRHQGGNKWIGTAGTSPFGAHGYNPEGVRIGQEKNRNNRAVKVWDKREFKDLDGNVELGIRNIKIALRRLRKFARTGAPDELDLDTTIKETANHGYLDVHMRPERRNAVKVLVFFDIGGSMDSHIEQVEELFSAAKSEFKHMEYFYFHNCLYEGVWKQNKRRFTDRTPTWDVLHKYPHDYKVVFVGDASMSPYEIMVPGGSVEHVNEEAGSVWLDRITRTYPHAVWLNPVAQKHWDYSESTTIIRRLFSERMFPITIEGLEGAMKELVR, from the coding sequence ATGTTTTTGCAGTTCTTCACATCGCTGCGCGATGCCCAGGTTCCGGTGACCTTGCGTGAATATCTGACGCTGATGGAGGCGCTCGACGCCGACCTCGCCGGGCAGACGGTGGAGAATTTCTATTATCTGTCGCGCGCCGCGCTGGTGAAGGACGAGCGCAATCTCGACAAGTTCGACCGCGTGTTCGGCACCGTGTTCAAGGGGCTGGAAAGCCTGCTCGACGCCATGGAGAAGGCGGACATTCCCGCCGAATGGCTGAAGAAGCTCGCGGAAAAATACCTCACCGAGGAAGAGAAGAAGCAGATCGAGGCGATGGGCTGGGACAAGCTCATGGAGACGCTGCGCCAGCGCCTCAAGGAGCAGCAGGGCCGGCACCAGGGCGGCAACAAGTGGATCGGCACCGCCGGGACCTCGCCGTTCGGCGCCCACGGCTACAATCCGGAAGGCGTGCGGATCGGCCAGGAAAAGAACCGCAACAATCGCGCGGTCAAGGTATGGGACAAGCGCGAATTCAAGGATCTCGACGGCAACGTCGAACTCGGCATCCGCAACATCAAGATCGCGCTGCGGCGGTTGCGCAAATTCGCCCGCACCGGCGCGCCCGACGAACTCGATCTCGACACCACCATCAAGGAGACCGCCAACCACGGCTATCTCGACGTGCACATGCGCCCCGAGCGGCGCAACGCGGTCAAGGTATTGGTGTTCTTCGACATCGGTGGCTCCATGGATTCGCATATCGAGCAGGTCGAGGAGCTGTTCTCGGCGGCGAAGAGCGAATTCAAGCACATGGAATATTTCTACTTCCACAACTGCCTCTATGAAGGCGTCTGGAAGCAGAACAAGCGGCGGTTCACCGACCGCACCCCGACCTGGGACGTGCTGCATAAATATCCGCACGACTATAAGGTGGTGTTCGTTGGCGACGCCTCGATGTCGCCTTACGAAATCATGGTCCCCGGTGGCTCGGTCGAGCATGTCAACGAGGAAGCCGGATCGGTCTGGCTCGATCGCATCACCCGCACCTATCCGCACGCGGTCTGGCTCAATCCGGTGGCGCAGAAGCATTGGGACTATTCGGAATCCACCACCATCATCCGCCGGCTGTTTTCGGAGCGCATGTTCCCGATCACGATCGAGGGCCTCGAAGGCGCGATGAAGGAACTGGTGCGGTAG
- a CDS encoding rhodanese-like domain-containing protein: MPQDIHTGIKALIDEANAEIETLSAAEAIQAAQDDGVVIVDIRDPREIERDGRIPGAFSCTRGMLEFWIDPASPYAKAIFQEDKKFIFHCAGGLRSALAAKTAQDMGLKPVAHVAGGFAAWRDAGGPVEKFEPKKPKG, encoded by the coding sequence ATGCCCCAGGACATCCACACCGGCATCAAGGCGCTGATCGACGAGGCCAATGCCGAGATCGAGACTCTGAGCGCCGCGGAGGCGATCCAGGCCGCGCAGGACGACGGCGTCGTGATCGTCGATATCCGCGACCCCCGCGAGATCGAGCGCGACGGCCGGATCCCGGGCGCATTCTCCTGCACCCGCGGCATGCTGGAATTCTGGATCGATCCGGCGAGCCCCTATGCCAAGGCGATCTTCCAGGAAGACAAGAAGTTCATCTTCCATTGCGCCGGCGGCCTGCGTTCGGCCCTGGCCGCCAAGACCGCGCAGGACATGGGACTGAAGCCGGTCGCGCATGTCGCCGGCGGTTTCGCCGCCTGGCGCGACGCCGGCGGCCCGGTCGAGAAGTTCGAGCCGAAGAAGCCGAAGGGCTAA
- the sseA gene encoding 3-mercaptopyruvate sulfurtransferase has translation MTSPHDPLVSTDWLATHLGDPKVRVIDASFKMPGVMPLPIDDYLASHIPGAAFFDVDAVSDHSNPLPHMFPDAEQFGRDVGALGIGNDDTVVVYDAGGWVAAPRAWWMLLSFGHRNVRVLDGGLKKWVAEGRKVESGPVTPKPGTFKASFDARRTRSLQQMIANIASRAEQVIDARASERFQGKVPEPRPGIRSGHIPGSLNLPYNNLFDASTGTMKSLDELRAAFLGAGIRLDAPIVTSCGSGVSAAVLTLALYRLGVENPALYDGSWTEWGAEDGPQIATGPA, from the coding sequence ATGACATCGCCACACGATCCGCTTGTCTCCACCGACTGGCTCGCGACGCATCTCGGGGATCCCAAGGTCAGGGTTATCGACGCATCGTTCAAGATGCCGGGCGTCATGCCGCTGCCGATCGACGATTACCTTGCCTCGCATATCCCGGGCGCCGCGTTTTTCGACGTGGACGCGGTGTCGGATCATTCAAATCCGCTGCCGCACATGTTTCCGGACGCCGAACAGTTTGGCCGCGATGTCGGAGCGCTCGGGATCGGCAATGACGACACGGTCGTGGTCTACGACGCAGGCGGCTGGGTTGCGGCCCCCCGCGCGTGGTGGATGTTGCTCTCCTTCGGCCATCGGAATGTCCGCGTGCTCGATGGCGGCCTGAAAAAATGGGTCGCGGAAGGCCGCAAGGTCGAGAGCGGTCCGGTGACACCGAAGCCAGGCACGTTCAAGGCAAGTTTCGACGCGCGGCGCACGCGCAGCCTGCAGCAAATGATCGCCAATATCGCAAGCCGGGCCGAGCAGGTGATCGATGCGCGGGCCAGTGAACGTTTTCAGGGCAAGGTACCCGAGCCGCGACCCGGCATTCGCTCCGGCCACATCCCGGGCAGCCTGAACCTGCCCTACAACAATCTATTCGACGCCTCGACCGGTACGATGAAATCGCTGGACGAGTTGCGGGCCGCGTTTCTGGGCGCGGGTATCAGGCTCGACGCACCGATCGTGACGAGTTGCGGCTCCGGCGTGAGTGCGGCCGTGCTGACGCTGGCGCTGTACCGCCTCGGCGTCGAGAACCCGGCGCTCTACGACGGCTCGTGGACGGAATGGGGTGCCGAGGACGGCCCGCAGATCGCGACCGGTCCGGCATAA